One part of the Mustela erminea isolate mMusErm1 chromosome 11, mMusErm1.Pri, whole genome shotgun sequence genome encodes these proteins:
- the NDUFA4 gene encoding cytochrome c oxidase subunit NDUFA4 translates to MLRQIIGQAKKHPSLIPLFVFIGAGGTGAALYVLRLALFNPDVSWDRKNNPEPWNKLGPNDQYKFYSVNVDYSKLKKEGPDF, encoded by the exons ATGTTACGCCAGATCATCGGTCAGGCCAAGAAGCATCCGAGC TTGATCCCCCTCTTCGTATTTATTGGGGCAGGAGGTACAGGAGCAGCACTATATGTCTTGCGCCTGGCATTGTTCAATCCAGATGTCAG TTGGGATAGGAAGAATAACCCAGAACCCTGGAACAAACTGGGTCCCAATGATCAGTATAAG ttctACTCCGTGAATGTAGATTACAGCAAACTGAAGAAAGAAGGTCCAgacttttaa